One window of the Gambusia affinis linkage group LG13, SWU_Gaff_1.0, whole genome shotgun sequence genome contains the following:
- the dis3 gene encoding exosome complex exonuclease RRP44 produces MLKSKTFVKKTRSGGVMKVVREHYLRDDIWCGSEVCTECKQDSTVLQRDACIESSLCPYPHYLVPDTNVVLHQIDVLEDPVIRNVIILQTVLQEVRHRSAPVYKRLKDIIHEQGRHFYTFTNEHHRETFIEREPGESANDCNDRAIRVAAKWYSQHLKTPESGPDGLKVVLLTNDQSNKLKAEETGLAVYKFDEYIKSLTGNPELVDCLALSNDDKNEITSSKVLFPEHLPLSKVQAGIKSGSFLQGTFRASRDNYLEATVFVQGEGEDSTEVLIQGLQNLNRAVHQDVVAVQLLPKNQWVAPSSVVLQDDGAAKDDNVDEDEEEKVLTGPLTETARRATGKVVGIIKRNWRPFCGMLNVSQIKESTRHLFTPADRRIPRIRIETRQASTLAGQRIMVAIDGWPKDSRYPNGHFVRSLGGAGEKETEEEVLLLEHDVPHQVFSQAVLSFLPKTPWSITPEDMAQRQDLRHLTVCSVDPPGCTDIDDALHCRELENGKLEVGVHIADVSHFIRPGNALDKEAANRGTTVYLCGKRIDMVPELLSSNLCSLRSNVERFAFSCIWEMNHKAEILKTRFTKSVINSKASLTYAEAQMRIDDANKNDDITKSLRGLNKLAKILKRKRIENGALTLSSLEVRFHIDSETHDPIDLQTKELMETNSMVEEFMLLANISVAQKIYDEFPESALLRKHPAPPPSNYDILIKAAKSKNVMIHTDSAKALADSLDVAKVDGFQYFNTLLRILATRCMMQAVYFCSGMDSDFHHYGLASPIYTHFTSPIRRYADIIVHRLLAVAIGADSTYPDLMDKHKQSALCNNLNYRHKMSQYAQRASVAFHTQLFFKTRGIINEEGFVLFVRKNAIIVLIPKFGLEGTVFFNSKDKASPSLVFDEEGPSLKVEQHTFHIFDQVKVTISLDDSNIQHQKIRMALTEPVIPGVSVPAPEAEPQAKKRKLDR; encoded by the exons ATGTTGAAGTCTAAGACCTTCGTTAAGAAGACCCGATCGGGTGGGGTGATGAAGGTCGTACGTGAGCATTACCTGAGAGATGATATTTGGTGTGGAAGTGAAGTCTGCACTGAGTGCAAACAGGACTCCACGGTGCTGCAGAGAGACGCGTGTATTGAGAGCAGTCTGTGTCCCTACCCTCACTATCTGGTTCCTGACACCAACGTAGTGCTACATCAG atTGATGTATTGGAAGATCCCGTGATTCGCAACGTGATAATCCTTCAGACTGTTCTTCAGGAGGTTCGTCATCGCAGTGCACCGGTTTATAAACGCCTGAAGGATATCATACATGAACAAGGAAGACACTTCTACACATTCACCAACGAACACCACAG AGAGACATTCATCGAACGTGAACCAGGGGAGAGCGCCAATGACTGTAATGATCGGGCGATCCGTGTGGCCGCCAAATGGTATAGCCAGCATCTGAAAACGCCAGAGTCGGGCCCAGATGGGCTCAAGGTGGTCCTCCTCACCAACGATCAAAGCAACAAGCTGAAGGCTGAAGAGACCGGCTTGGCGGTGTACAAAT TTGATGAATACATCAAGAGTTTGACAGGGAACCCTGAGTTGGTGGATTGCTTGGCTTTGTCCAACGATGATAAG AATGAGATTACCAGCAGTAAAGTGTTGTTTCCGGAGCATCTCCCTTTGTCGAAGGTCCAGGCAGGAATCAAGTCTGGCTCATTTCTCCAGGGAACCTTCAGGGCCAGCAGGGACAACTATCTGGAGGCCACGGTTTTTGTCCAAGGAGAGGGGGAGGACAGCACCGAG GTTCTTATCCAGGGTCTTCAGAACCTCAACAGAGCAGTGCACCAGGATGTGGTTGCTGTGCAGCTGTTGCCAAAGAATCAGTGGGTGGCGCCGTCGTCAGTTGTGCTGCAGGACGATGGTGCGGCGAAGGACGATAACgtggatgaggatgaggaggaaaaagtg CTGACGGGACCATTAACTGAGACGGCCAGGAGGGCAACAGGAAAAGTAGTGGGAATCATCAAAAGGAACTGGAGGCCATTCTGTGGCATGCTCAATGTCTCCCAAATCAAAGAA TCCACCCGCCATCTTTTCACCCCAGCAGATCGCCGTATCCCACGCATTCGCATCGAAACGCGTCAAGCCTCCACTCTTGCAGGTCAGAGGATTATGGTGGCCATTGATGGCTGGCCGAAAGACTCTAGATACCCAAAT GGTCATTTTGTCCGCAGTCTGGGAGGCGCTGGTGAGAAGGAAACCGAGGAGGAAGTCCTGCTTCTGGAGCACGATGTTCCACATCAGGTCTTCTCTCAGGCCGTTCTCAGTTTTCTTCCCAAAACGCCGTGGAGTATCACACCAGAG GACATGGCACAGAGGCAGGACCTGAGGCACTTAACAGTGTGCAGTGTGGATCCTCCAGGATGTACAGACATAGATGATGCGCTGCACTGCAGGGAGCTGGAAAACGGGAAGCTTGAG GTAGGAGTTCACATCGCTGACGTCAGTCACTTTATCAGACCTGGCAATGCTCTGGACAAAGAGGCGGCTAACAGAGGGACCACCGTGTATTTATGTGGCAAA AGAATAGACATGGTTCCTGAGCTGCTCAGCTCTAACCTTTGCTCTCTACGGTCCAATGTGGAGAG GTTTGCGTTTTCATGTATTTGGGAGATGAACCACAAAGCAGAAATTTTGAAGACTCGGTTTACAAAAAGCGTCATTAACTCCAAG GCGTCTCTCACTTACGCCGAGGCCCAGATGAGGATAGATGATGCCAACAAGAACGACGACATCACTAAAAGCTTGAGGGGCCTCAACAAACTCGCAAAGATCCTCAAAAGGAAGAGGATAGAAAACGG GGCCCTCACGCTGTCTTCCTTAGAGGTTCGGTTCCATATAGACAGTGAAACTCATGACCCAATTGATCTGCAGACTAAAGAACTCAT GGAGACAAACTCCATGGTGGAGGAGTTTATGTTGCTCGCCAATATTTCAGTTGCTCAGAAGATTTACGATGAATTTCCAGAGAGCGCTCTCCTGAGGAAGCATCCAGCTCCCCCTCCGTCCAACTACGACATCCTGATCAAAGCTGCAAAGTCCAAG AACGTGATGATCCACACGGATTCGGCCAAAGCGCTGGCCGATTCCCTGGATGTGGCCAAAGTGGACGGCTTCCAGTATTTCAACACGCTCCTGCGTATCTTAGCCACTCGCTGCATGATGCAAGccgtttatttttgttctggcATGGACAGCGACTTCCACCATTACGGTCTTGCCTCGCCCATTTACACTCACTTCACCTCCCCGATTAGGAG GTACGCTGACATCATTGTGCACCGCCTGCTGGCGGTGGCCATTGGAGCAGACAGCACCTACCCTGATCTGatggacaaacacaaacagtcgGCCCTCTGCAACAACCTCAACTACAGACACAAAATGTCTCAGTACGCGCAGAGAGCGTCTGTGGCCTTCCACACTCAG TTGTTCTTCAAGACCAGAGGAATTATCAACGAGGAGGGATTCGTTCTGTTCGTGCGGAAGAACGCGATCATCGTTCTGATCCCGAAGTTCGGTCTGGAAGGAACCGTTTTCTTTAACTCCAAAGACAAAGCTTCTCCCAGCCTCGTTTTTGACGAAGAG GGTCCCTCTCTGAAGGTGGAGCAGCACACTTTCCACATATTTGACCAGGTGAAGGTCACCATCAGCCTGGACGACTCCAACATTCAGCACCAGAAGATCCGCATGGCTCTAACAGAACCTGTG ATTCCTGGTGTTAGTGTTCCCGCACCTGAAGCGGAACCACAAGCCAAGAAGCGAAAACTGGACCGCTGA